One stretch of Jiangella gansuensis DSM 44835 DNA includes these proteins:
- the pyrH gene encoding UMP kinase, with the protein MPAGGPVTPSGRRVLLKLSGEVFGGGAVGVDPEVVKRIAGQIAAVVQDGVQVAIVVGGGNFFRGAELQHHGMDRARGDYMGMLGTVMNCLALQDFLEHRGVDTRVQTAITMGQVAEPYIPRRAARHLEKGRVVIFGAGAGMPYFTTDTVAAQRALEISCDRLLMGKNGVDGVYDADPRTNPQARKYRSITYADVLRQRLNVADPAAFSLCMDNQLPIVVFGLGEDNGIARAIRGERIGTLVASNVETVVEA; encoded by the coding sequence ATGCCCGCCGGAGGCCCGGTCACCCCGTCCGGCCGGCGGGTGCTGCTGAAGCTGTCCGGCGAGGTGTTCGGCGGCGGCGCGGTCGGTGTCGACCCCGAGGTCGTCAAGCGGATCGCCGGGCAGATCGCCGCTGTCGTCCAGGACGGCGTGCAGGTCGCCATCGTCGTCGGCGGGGGCAACTTCTTCCGCGGCGCCGAACTACAGCACCACGGTATGGACCGCGCCCGCGGCGACTACATGGGCATGCTGGGCACGGTCATGAACTGCCTGGCCCTGCAGGACTTCCTCGAACACCGCGGCGTCGACACCCGGGTGCAGACGGCCATCACCATGGGCCAGGTGGCCGAGCCGTACATTCCGCGGCGGGCCGCGCGGCACCTGGAGAAGGGGCGCGTCGTCATCTTCGGCGCCGGCGCAGGCATGCCGTACTTCACCACCGACACCGTCGCAGCCCAGCGGGCGCTCGAGATCAGTTGTGATCGGCTCCTGATGGGCAAGAACGGCGTCGACGGTGTCTATGACGCCGACCCGCGGACCAACCCGCAGGCGCGCAAGTACCGGAGCATCACCTACGCCGACGTGCTGCGGCAGCGGCTGAACGTCGCCGACCCGGCCGCGTTCAGCTTGTGCATGGACAATCAGCTGCCCATCGTGGTCTTCGGGTTGGGCGAGGACAATGGCATCGCCCGGGCCATCCGGGGGGAGCGGATCGGTACCTTGGTCGCCTCGAACGTCGAGACCGTCGTCGAGGCCTGA
- the frr gene encoding ribosome recycling factor: MIDETLLEAEEKMEKAVSVGKEDFASIRTGRAHPSLFNKIVVDYYGALTPVNQLASFHVSDARMITVQPYDKGSLAAIERAIRDSDLGVNPTNDGNIVRVVLPTLTEERRREYIKLAREKAEGAKVSIRSVRRHAKETLDKLARDGEVGEDDVARAEKHLESVTKSYVEQIDELLKHKEAELLEV; the protein is encoded by the coding sequence GTGATCGACGAGACCCTCCTCGAAGCCGAGGAGAAGATGGAGAAGGCCGTGTCGGTCGGCAAGGAGGACTTCGCCTCGATCCGGACCGGGCGAGCCCATCCGTCGCTGTTCAACAAGATCGTGGTCGACTACTACGGTGCGCTGACCCCGGTCAACCAGCTCGCGTCGTTCCACGTCAGCGACGCTCGCATGATCACCGTGCAGCCGTACGACAAGGGTTCGCTCGCTGCCATCGAGCGTGCCATCCGCGACTCCGACCTCGGGGTCAACCCCACCAACGACGGCAACATCGTGCGCGTCGTGCTGCCCACCCTCACCGAGGAGCGTCGCCGCGAGTACATCAAGCTCGCGCGCGAGAAGGCCGAGGGCGCGAAGGTGTCCATCCGCAGCGTGCGCCGGCACGCCAAGGAGACGCTGGACAAGTTGGCCCGTGACGGCGAGGTGGGCGAGGACGACGTGGCCAGGGCCGAGAAGCACCTCGAGTCCGTCACGAAGTCGTACGTGGAGCAGATCGACGAGTTGCTGAAGCACAAGGAAGCCGAGCTGCTCGAGGTCTGA
- a CDS encoding phosphatidate cytidylyltransferase, with the protein MTDGAADAAASGSRTRRHGRAGRDLRAATLVGVGLAAVVLSTLFLLRPAFVALVVLVMVVAVWELATALGTRSVAVPIVPVVLGAVLMLAGAYAGGGSPLMVGLGLTAAAVCAWRLGDPAPGYLRDISAGILTSVYVPFLAGFAVLMVRADDGDWRVFALLAVVVASDTGGYAAGVLFGRHPMAPSVSPKKSWEGFCGSLLLGTGAGVAVAVLAFDGPWWSGVVLGLVGVVGATLGDLGESLIKRDIGVKDMSSLLPGHGGLMDRLDSLLPSAPLVWLVLEYVVTA; encoded by the coding sequence ATGACTGACGGGGCCGCGGACGCTGCCGCTTCGGGTAGCCGGACTCGCCGGCATGGCCGGGCCGGTCGCGACCTGCGCGCCGCCACGCTGGTGGGTGTGGGGCTCGCGGCCGTCGTGCTCAGCACGCTGTTCCTGCTCCGGCCGGCCTTCGTCGCGCTGGTCGTGCTGGTCATGGTGGTCGCCGTCTGGGAGCTGGCCACGGCGTTGGGCACCCGGTCGGTGGCGGTGCCCATCGTCCCGGTGGTCCTGGGCGCCGTGCTCATGCTCGCCGGTGCCTACGCCGGCGGCGGATCGCCGCTCATGGTGGGGCTCGGCCTGACCGCCGCGGCGGTCTGTGCCTGGCGTCTCGGCGACCCCGCGCCCGGGTATCTGCGCGATATCTCCGCCGGCATCCTGACCAGCGTCTATGTCCCGTTCCTGGCCGGTTTCGCCGTCCTCATGGTCCGGGCCGACGACGGCGACTGGCGCGTGTTCGCGTTGCTCGCCGTCGTCGTCGCGTCCGACACCGGTGGCTACGCGGCCGGGGTGCTGTTCGGCCGCCATCCGATGGCACCGAGCGTCAGCCCCAAGAAGTCCTGGGAGGGCTTCTGCGGCTCCCTGCTGCTCGGCACCGGCGCCGGGGTGGCGGTCGCGGTCCTCGCGTTCGACGGGCCCTGGTGGAGCGGCGTCGTCCTGGGCCTGGTCGGCGTCGTCGGCGCCACCCTCGGCGATCTCGGCGAGTCGCTGATCAAACGCGACATCGGCGTGAAGGACATGAGTTCGCTGCTGCCGGGGCACGGCGGGCTGATGGACCGCCTCGACTCCCTGCTGCCGTCCGCGCCGCTGGTCTGGCTGGTGCTGGAGTACGTCGTCACCGCCTGA
- the rlmN gene encoding 23S rRNA (adenine(2503)-C(2))-methyltransferase RlmN has product MPRPGELTLVPARRGKPPRHLADLDVQGRRQAVTELGEKPFRADQLSRHYFARFVSDPQHMTDVPAGAREALAGQLLPTLATPVRHLETDAGDTRKTLWRLFDGALVESVLMRYRGSRPRVTLCVSSQAGCGMNCPFCATGQQGLTRNMSAAEIVEQVVAAERMLANGEVAGGPGRVTNVVFMGMGEPLANYKAVLTAVHRLVEPAPAGLGIGRRGVTVSTVGLVPAIDKLAAEGLGVTLALSLHAPDDELRDELVPINTRWKVGEAIDAAYRYFQKTGRRVSIEYALIRDINDHAWRGDLLGKLLNQRGRGWVHVNPIPLNPTPGSKWTASRPEAQDAFVAALQDRGVPVTIRDTRGSDIDGACGQLATVGD; this is encoded by the coding sequence ATGCCCAGACCCGGTGAGCTCACGCTCGTTCCCGCCCGCCGTGGCAAACCGCCGCGCCACCTTGCCGATCTCGACGTCCAGGGCCGCCGCCAGGCGGTCACTGAGCTGGGGGAGAAGCCCTTCCGGGCGGACCAGCTGTCGCGGCACTACTTCGCCCGGTTCGTGTCCGACCCGCAGCACATGACCGACGTTCCCGCCGGAGCGCGTGAGGCCCTGGCCGGACAGCTGTTGCCGACGCTGGCCACCCCGGTGCGGCACCTGGAGACCGACGCCGGCGACACCCGCAAGACGCTGTGGCGGCTGTTCGACGGCGCCTTGGTCGAGAGCGTGCTCATGCGCTACCGGGGGTCGCGCCCCCGGGTGACGCTGTGCGTGTCCAGCCAGGCCGGCTGTGGCATGAACTGTCCGTTCTGCGCGACCGGTCAACAGGGCCTCACTCGGAACATGTCGGCGGCCGAAATCGTCGAACAGGTCGTGGCGGCGGAACGGATGCTGGCGAACGGCGAGGTCGCCGGCGGCCCCGGCCGGGTGACCAACGTGGTCTTCATGGGCATGGGCGAGCCGCTGGCCAACTACAAGGCCGTGCTCACTGCGGTGCACCGGCTGGTCGAGCCGGCACCGGCGGGCCTCGGCATCGGCCGTCGCGGTGTCACCGTCTCCACCGTCGGCCTGGTGCCGGCCATCGACAAGCTGGCGGCCGAGGGCCTCGGCGTCACCCTGGCGCTGTCGCTGCACGCGCCCGACGACGAGCTGCGCGACGAGCTGGTGCCCATCAACACCCGCTGGAAGGTGGGCGAGGCCATCGACGCCGCGTACCGATATTTCCAGAAGACCGGCCGGCGCGTCTCCATCGAGTACGCTCTGATCCGCGACATCAACGACCACGCCTGGCGCGGCGACCTGCTGGGTAAGCTGCTCAATCAGCGTGGCCGGGGGTGGGTGCACGTGAACCCGATCCCGCTGAACCCCACACCCGGTTCGAAGTGGACCGCGTCGCGTCCGGAAGCGCAGGACGCGTTCGTGGCGGCACTGCAGGACCGTGGGGTTCCGGTGACGATCCGGGATACCAGAGGTAGTGACATCGACGGGGCGTGTGGTCAGTTGGCTACCGTTGGCGATTAG
- a CDS encoding DivIVA domain-containing protein, giving the protein MAVSREPEFRTTRMREGYDLDAVDDFVDVVIDALEGRPAGRSVTPEQIEAEEFKVVRMREGYVMDDVDDWLDAAAAELRRQRKAAQASQQVSAQAYNPQTTTMGTAPVGPPPAAQPPVAQPPVAPPPVAPPVLPPPAGYAAAPSAPAGPGGPGPTAPNPTYPAYYETSHGTTHGSTANYDTQAYDPLTDSAVNELDPVLRALDPSFGASQEQYAHTPVPRTPEPAVDDASLAPSTTPSTGLHHVEIWVRDLDSATRSFGWLFERLGWTLFQAWENGRSWQAPGGGPYVVLECSPDLSWVAYDRKAPGLNHLALAVPEQWMVDRIVSEAPAYGWRLMFADRHPHAGGPHHYAAYMENEDGFEVEVVAP; this is encoded by the coding sequence GTGGCCGTCAGTCGCGAGCCTGAGTTCCGCACCACCCGTATGCGTGAGGGATATGACCTGGATGCGGTCGACGACTTCGTCGATGTGGTGATCGACGCCTTGGAGGGTCGGCCCGCTGGCCGTTCGGTGACTCCGGAGCAGATCGAAGCCGAGGAGTTCAAGGTCGTCCGCATGCGTGAGGGTTACGTCATGGACGACGTCGACGACTGGCTCGATGCCGCCGCCGCCGAGCTGCGACGGCAGCGCAAGGCCGCGCAGGCGTCGCAGCAGGTCTCGGCCCAGGCGTACAACCCGCAGACCACGACCATGGGCACCGCGCCGGTCGGTCCGCCGCCCGCCGCGCAACCACCGGTCGCGCAACCACCGGTTGCACCGCCGCCGGTCGCGCCCCCGGTGCTGCCGCCGCCGGCCGGGTACGCGGCCGCGCCGAGCGCACCGGCCGGCCCGGGCGGTCCCGGGCCGACGGCGCCGAACCCTACGTACCCCGCGTACTACGAGACGTCCCACGGGACCACGCACGGCTCCACCGCGAACTACGACACCCAGGCGTACGACCCGCTCACCGATTCCGCGGTGAACGAGCTCGACCCGGTGTTGCGGGCGCTGGACCCCTCATTCGGCGCGTCGCAGGAGCAGTACGCACACACGCCGGTGCCCCGCACGCCGGAGCCGGCCGTCGACGACGCCTCGCTGGCCCCGTCGACCACGCCGTCCACCGGGCTGCACCACGTCGAGATCTGGGTGCGCGACCTCGACTCCGCCACTCGCTCCTTCGGGTGGCTGTTCGAGCGGCTGGGGTGGACCCTGTTCCAGGCATGGGAGAACGGCCGCTCCTGGCAGGCGCCGGGCGGCGGGCCGTACGTGGTGCTGGAGTGCTCCCCGGACCTCAGCTGGGTGGCCTACGACCGCAAGGCTCCCGGCCTGAACCATCTAGCGCTGGCGGTGCCGGAGCAGTGGATGGTCGACCGCATCGTCTCCGAGGCGCCGGCCTACGGCTGGCGGCTCATGTTCGCCGACCGGCACCCGCACGCCGGCGGGCCGCATCACTACGCGGCCTACATGGAGAACGAGGACGGCTTCGAGGTCGAGGTCGTCGCGCCCTGA
- a CDS encoding SDR family NAD(P)-dependent oxidoreductase, translated as MTGRTIVVTGGGTGIGRAVAASFAADGDTVVITGRRREVLDDAVASLGSAGVRAVDFDASDPAAVTAALDTLPPTVDVLVNAAGGNTGFDLPTPAPGDLAALAALWGANFEANVLTAVLVTTGLLPRMPSGGRVITIGSIAARQGAGDYGAAKAAVETWTASLAAEVGPRGITANVVAPGLTAGTEFFRGRLTEARRQRLVDATMTKREGTTDDVTAAVRYLASSGAGHVTGQVLHVNGGAYLGR; from the coding sequence ATGACTGGACGCACGATCGTGGTCACCGGCGGCGGCACCGGCATCGGGCGGGCCGTCGCGGCGTCGTTCGCGGCCGATGGCGACACCGTCGTCATCACCGGGCGGCGCCGCGAGGTGCTCGACGACGCCGTCGCCTCGCTGGGCTCCGCCGGCGTGCGCGCCGTGGACTTCGACGCCTCCGACCCGGCCGCGGTCACGGCGGCCCTGGACACGCTGCCACCCACCGTGGACGTTCTGGTCAACGCGGCCGGCGGCAACACCGGTTTCGACCTGCCGACACCGGCGCCGGGCGACCTTGCCGCCCTGGCGGCACTGTGGGGGGCGAACTTCGAGGCGAACGTGCTCACGGCGGTGCTCGTGACCACGGGCCTGCTGCCACGGATGCCGTCCGGCGGGCGCGTCATCACCATCGGGTCCATCGCCGCCAGGCAGGGTGCAGGCGACTACGGCGCCGCCAAGGCCGCCGTCGAGACGTGGACGGCGTCGCTGGCGGCTGAGGTCGGGCCACGGGGCATCACCGCCAACGTGGTGGCACCGGGACTGACCGCGGGCACCGAGTTCTTCCGCGGCAGGCTCACCGAGGCCAGGCGGCAACGGCTGGTGGACGCCACGATGACCAAGCGCGAAGGCACCACCGACGACGTCACGGCCGCGGTGCGATACCTGGCCTCATCGGGCGCCGGGCACGTCACCGGCCAGGTGCTGCACGTCAACGGCGGCGCCTACCTCGGCCGGTGA
- a CDS encoding MarR family winged helix-turn-helix transcriptional regulator, translating into MSGQASDDGADRIQAAWRRELPGVPVGSIGVITRIWRLGQLLAEDRRRTLERLGIDNPTLDLLSTLRRGGPPYRLTAGEIAANSFVTPGAVSQRVARAEAAGLVRRERSGQGGRHGHDGRTVVVALTDAGRELNERVVTELLRHEETLLDGLGDAERETLAGLLKTMLGQLTERFGAQDRPPPAGGNPLR; encoded by the coding sequence ATGAGCGGCCAGGCCAGCGACGACGGTGCCGACCGCATCCAGGCTGCCTGGCGGCGCGAGTTGCCCGGCGTGCCGGTCGGCTCCATTGGCGTCATCACCCGGATCTGGCGCCTCGGGCAGCTGCTGGCCGAGGACCGCCGCCGCACGCTGGAGCGGCTGGGCATCGACAACCCCACCCTCGACCTGCTCAGCACGCTGCGTCGCGGCGGCCCGCCGTACCGGCTCACCGCGGGTGAGATCGCCGCCAACAGCTTCGTCACGCCCGGCGCGGTGTCGCAGCGGGTGGCCCGGGCCGAGGCCGCCGGGCTGGTGCGGCGTGAGCGCTCCGGCCAGGGTGGACGTCACGGCCACGACGGCCGCACGGTCGTCGTCGCGCTCACCGACGCGGGACGGGAGCTGAACGAGCGCGTCGTCACCGAGCTGCTGCGGCACGAGGAGACGTTGCTGGACGGGCTCGGCGACGCCGAGCGCGAGACCTTGGCCGGGCTGCTGAAGACGATGCTGGGCCAGCTGACCGAACGGTTCGGTGCGCAGGACCGGCCGCCGCCCGCCGGCGGCAACCCGTTACGGTAG
- a CDS encoding M55 family metallopeptidase produces MKVLISADMEGATGVTWPADVEPGTEQWQRCRSMFTSDVNGAIAGLFDGGADEVLVNEAHATMRNLLLEQLDERATMITGRHKALTMVEGLQAGDVDGVVFLGYHAGAGAEGVLAHTYLPNSITGVWVDGEPASEGRLNAFVAAEYGTPVVLVTGDDKACVDAATYAPHARTVAVKDYVSRYAARCRPPARTFGDIRAEAKAAAALAVRSAPRTRTESYTVEVEVDATQLADFAGMVPTVERVAERRVRYVVLTAYEMIRCFKAVTTLISNGIEKNYG; encoded by the coding sequence ATGAAGGTGCTCATCTCGGCCGATATGGAAGGCGCCACCGGCGTCACCTGGCCGGCGGACGTCGAGCCGGGAACCGAGCAGTGGCAGCGCTGCCGGTCGATGTTCACGTCCGACGTCAACGGTGCCATCGCCGGGTTGTTCGACGGCGGAGCCGACGAGGTCCTCGTCAACGAGGCCCACGCCACCATGCGCAACCTGCTGCTCGAGCAGCTGGACGAGCGCGCCACCATGATCACCGGCCGGCACAAGGCGCTGACCATGGTCGAGGGCCTGCAGGCCGGCGACGTCGACGGCGTCGTCTTCCTCGGGTACCACGCCGGTGCCGGAGCCGAAGGCGTCCTCGCCCACACGTACCTGCCCAACTCCATCACCGGTGTCTGGGTTGACGGCGAACCGGCGAGCGAGGGCCGCCTCAACGCCTTCGTCGCCGCGGAGTACGGCACGCCGGTCGTCCTGGTCACCGGCGACGACAAGGCCTGCGTCGACGCCGCCACCTACGCGCCGCACGCCCGCACCGTCGCCGTCAAGGACTACGTCTCCCGCTACGCCGCCCGCTGCCGCCCACCGGCGCGGACGTTCGGCGACATCCGAGCCGAGGCGAAGGCCGCCGCGGCGCTCGCGGTCCGGTCCGCACCCCGTACCCGGACGGAGTCGTACACCGTCGAGGTTGAGGTCGACGCCACCCAGCTGGCGGACTTCGCCGGCATGGTTCCGACGGTGGAGCGGGTGGCCGAGCGCCGGGTCCGCTACGTCGTACTCACCGCGTACGAGATGATCCGCTGTTTCAAGGCCGTGACCACCCTCATCTCCAACGGCATCGAGAAGAACTATGGCTGA
- a CDS encoding M20/M25/M40 family metallo-hydrolase translates to MAEPDVVTLTSDLIRIDTTNPGDGTGRELPAAEYVAEKLADVGVDADVLVSAPNRANVVARIPGTEPDLPGLLVHGHLDVVPAEAADWSVPPFSGEVRDGVVWGRGAVDMKGMDAMMLAVVRAWMREGRRPRRDVVLAFTADEEGSARHGSGWLAAEHPELFEGCTEGISESGGYTFHVGDQRLYPVAAGERGTAWMKLTATGRAGHGSKVNAENAVAALAGAMHRLYEYEWPVRLTPTVQASVEAIGAALGVPVDLTDLDGTVAKFGEARALVEAVLRNSTNPTMLNAGYKVNVIPETAVGMVDGRIVPGARDEFEATVAELVGPDVRWEYEHAEIPLSADPASPTFAAMAAALTAEDPGGHVVPMCMAGGTDAKQFSRLGIVGYGFAPLRMPPDLDYGALFHGVDERVPVDALEFGTRVLDRFLTTVG, encoded by the coding sequence ATGGCTGAGCCGGACGTCGTCACCCTCACCTCCGACCTCATCCGCATCGACACCACGAACCCCGGCGACGGCACCGGCCGGGAGCTGCCGGCCGCCGAGTACGTCGCCGAGAAGCTCGCCGATGTGGGCGTCGACGCCGACGTCCTGGTGTCCGCGCCGAACCGGGCGAACGTCGTCGCCCGCATCCCCGGCACCGAGCCGGACCTTCCGGGGCTGCTGGTGCACGGCCACCTGGACGTCGTCCCGGCCGAGGCGGCCGACTGGTCGGTCCCGCCGTTCTCCGGCGAGGTCCGCGACGGCGTCGTCTGGGGCCGCGGCGCCGTGGACATGAAGGGCATGGACGCGATGATGCTCGCCGTCGTCCGGGCCTGGATGCGTGAGGGACGGCGGCCGCGCCGCGACGTCGTGCTGGCGTTCACCGCCGACGAGGAAGGCAGCGCCCGGCACGGCTCGGGCTGGCTCGCTGCCGAGCACCCGGAGCTGTTCGAGGGGTGCACCGAAGGCATCAGCGAGTCCGGCGGCTACACATTCCATGTGGGCGACCAGCGGTTGTATCCCGTCGCCGCCGGCGAACGCGGCACCGCCTGGATGAAGCTGACCGCCACCGGCCGGGCCGGGCACGGGTCGAAGGTCAACGCCGAGAACGCCGTCGCCGCCCTGGCCGGCGCCATGCACCGGCTGTACGAATACGAGTGGCCGGTCCGGCTGACCCCGACCGTCCAGGCGTCGGTCGAGGCGATCGGGGCTGCCCTCGGTGTCCCGGTCGATCTGACCGACCTGGACGGGACCGTCGCGAAGTTCGGGGAGGCCCGCGCGCTGGTCGAGGCGGTGCTGCGCAACAGCACGAACCCGACCATGCTCAACGCCGGCTACAAGGTCAACGTCATCCCGGAGACCGCCGTCGGCATGGTCGACGGCCGGATCGTGCCCGGCGCCCGCGACGAGTTCGAAGCCACCGTCGCCGAGCTCGTCGGGCCGGACGTGCGGTGGGAGTACGAGCACGCCGAGATCCCGCTGTCCGCGGACCCGGCCTCGCCGACCTTCGCGGCGATGGCGGCGGCGCTGACCGCCGAAGACCCGGGCGGGCACGTCGTCCCGATGTGCATGGCCGGCGGCACCGACGCCAAACAGTTCTCGCGGCTGGGCATCGTCGGTTACGGCTTCGCTCCGCTGCGGATGCCGCCGGATCTCGACTACGGTGCCTTGTTCCACGGTGTCGACGAGCGGGTGCCCGTCGACGCGCTGGAGTTCGGTACCCGCGTACTCGACCGTTTCCTCACCACCGTCGGCTGA
- a CDS encoding LpqB family beta-propeller domain-containing protein → MPQIAPYGSWPSPVAADLVAEHDGRPGWVSHDGERAWWLRPQPAEGGRIALLRSGADGEPEVVLPAPWNVRTRVHEYGGMAYLLVPESSGGGPSVVFAEFSDQRLYRYWPDDARREAVALTPEPPLPSGLRYAEPVLSPDRREVWCIREEHTGPQSTDVRRAIVAVPLDGSADVRVLVEDTHFLACPRTSPDGSRLSWIGWEHPSMPWDGTLLRVAPVSVGAGGVADVGEPVTVAGGPDEAIAQAEWESAESLLVATDRTGWWNLHRVTLDGGEPVNLCERDEEFAGPLWQLGMRWFALLPDGRVATIHGRAATTLSLLDPATGLLHDLAEDDRTEWAPTLAVAGDAVAGVAASPDTPFEVVTAAGGQTRVTAPASSTVPATALPRPEARTFAGPEGRDVHAIVYPPTGDGFAAPDGELPPYVVFVHGGPTSRVPMVQDLEIAYFTSRGIGVVEVNYGGSTGFGRDYRNRLRHNWGVVDVEDAVAAARALVAEGAADPDRLAIRGGSAGGWTSAAALAFTDAFACATIMYPVLDLVAFRSGETHDFESQYLESLVGPWPETAERYRSRSPINVPERFTVPFLLLQGLEDEVCPPGPTARFVERVAELGSPHEYITFEGEQHGFRRKETIVAALEAELALYARVFGFTAA, encoded by the coding sequence GTGCCGCAGATCGCACCGTACGGAAGTTGGCCCTCGCCGGTGGCAGCGGACCTGGTCGCCGAGCACGACGGCCGGCCGGGCTGGGTCAGCCACGACGGCGAGCGCGCCTGGTGGTTGCGGCCGCAGCCGGCCGAGGGCGGCCGCATCGCGTTGCTGCGCTCGGGGGCCGACGGTGAGCCCGAGGTGGTGCTGCCGGCGCCGTGGAACGTCCGCACCCGGGTGCACGAGTACGGCGGCATGGCGTACCTGCTGGTTCCGGAGTCTTCGGGCGGCGGGCCGTCGGTGGTGTTCGCCGAGTTCTCCGACCAGCGGCTGTACCGGTACTGGCCGGACGACGCGCGGCGCGAGGCGGTGGCGCTGACACCGGAGCCGCCGCTGCCGTCGGGGCTGCGCTACGCCGAGCCGGTGCTGTCGCCGGACCGCCGCGAGGTGTGGTGCATCCGCGAGGAGCACACCGGGCCGCAGTCCACGGACGTGCGGCGGGCCATCGTCGCGGTGCCTCTGGACGGCTCGGCCGACGTCCGGGTGCTGGTCGAGGACACCCACTTCCTCGCCTGCCCGCGCACGTCGCCCGACGGCAGCCGGTTGTCCTGGATCGGCTGGGAACACCCGAGCATGCCCTGGGACGGAACGCTGCTGCGCGTCGCGCCGGTCAGCGTCGGCGCGGGCGGCGTCGCCGACGTGGGTGAGCCGGTCACCGTCGCCGGCGGTCCGGACGAGGCCATCGCGCAGGCGGAATGGGAGTCCGCGGAGTCACTGCTGGTGGCCACGGACCGCACCGGCTGGTGGAACCTGCACCGGGTGACCCTGGACGGCGGCGAGCCGGTCAACCTGTGCGAGCGGGACGAGGAGTTCGCCGGCCCGCTGTGGCAGCTCGGCATGCGCTGGTTCGCGCTCCTGCCCGACGGCCGGGTCGCCACCATCCACGGGCGCGCCGCCACCACGCTGAGCCTCCTCGACCCCGCCACCGGCCTGCTGCACGACCTCGCCGAGGACGACCGCACCGAGTGGGCGCCGACGCTCGCGGTCGCCGGTGACGCCGTGGCCGGTGTCGCGGCCTCTCCGGACACTCCGTTCGAGGTGGTCACGGCAGCGGGTGGTCAGACGCGGGTCACGGCGCCGGCGTCGTCCACGGTGCCGGCGACGGCGCTGCCCCGGCCGGAGGCGCGTACGTTCGCCGGGCCGGAGGGCCGCGACGTGCACGCCATCGTGTATCCGCCCACCGGGGACGGGTTCGCCGCGCCCGACGGTGAGCTGCCGCCGTACGTCGTGTTCGTGCACGGCGGGCCGACCAGCCGGGTGCCGATGGTGCAGGACCTGGAGATCGCGTACTTCACCAGCCGAGGGATCGGCGTCGTCGAGGTGAACTACGGCGGATCCACCGGCTTCGGCCGCGACTACCGCAACCGGCTGCGGCACAACTGGGGTGTCGTCGACGTCGAGGACGCCGTCGCGGCGGCCCGCGCGCTGGTCGCGGAAGGCGCCGCCGACCCGGACCGGCTGGCCATCCGCGGCGGCAGCGCCGGCGGCTGGACGTCGGCCGCCGCCCTGGCATTCACCGACGCCTTCGCCTGCGCGACGATCATGTACCCGGTGCTCGACCTCGTCGCCTTCCGCAGCGGTGAGACGCACGACTTCGAATCGCAGTACCTGGAGTCGCTGGTCGGTCCGTGGCCCGAGACGGCCGAGCGGTACCGGTCGCGGTCGCCGATCAACGTGCCCGAGCGGTTCACCGTCCCGTTCCTGCTGCTGCAGGGCCTCGAGGACGAGGTCTGCCCGCCGGGGCCGACGGCGCGGTTCGTCGAACGAGTGGCAGAGCTCGGCTCGCCGCACGAATACATCACGTTCGAGGGTGAGCAGCACGGCTTCCGCCGCAAGGAGACCATCGTGGCCGCGCTGGAGGCAGAGCTGGCGCTCTACGCCCGCGTCTTCGGGTTCACGGCCGCATGA